In Silene latifolia isolate original U9 population chromosome X, ASM4854445v1, whole genome shotgun sequence, the following proteins share a genomic window:
- the LOC141617989 gene encoding uncharacterized protein LOC141617989, whose translation MPGDDTKSKGGGSGPKTIPMTSPLYLHPSDSPSLNVTQIIFDGTNYDMWSEAVKNGLDAKNKLAFLEGKVKKPVSDEEEDSLELVAWRQCNAMLRAWLRNVIDPKLHPSITFAQPIEDVWEEVRGRYSAGNAPRIHQLKSELNECKQGQETVVEYYTRLKIIWDELAKYSKIKGCSCGAAASIAKEKEEEKVHQFLMGLDSKLYGQVRTNLLMEDPIADLNRVYALVLREERHASFTKVKEERNDAAMSVKFHSGKGRSNYARDDAGESEYLPPQCTHCKKYYHTEENCYDKHGYEEVKARERGRGRRGSGSSRGNGNRGRGGDAKPPAKSL comes from the coding sequence ATGCCTGGAGATGATACAAAATCGAAAGGAGGAGGGAGTGGTCCAAAGACAATTCCCATGACGTCTCCGCTATATCTTCATCCCTCTGACAGTCCTAGTTTGAATGTCACGCAAATAATATTCGATGGCACAAACTATGATATGTGGTCGGAGGCCGTAAAGAATGGATTGGATGCGAAGAATAAGTTAGCATTTCTTGAAGGAAAGGTGAAGAAACCAGTGAGCGATGAAGAAGAAGACAGCCTTGAATTGGTCGCGTGGCGGCAGTGCAATGCGATGTTGCGAGCGTGGCTTCGGAATGTGATAGATCCGAAGTTACATCCGAGTATCACCTTTGCTCAACCAATTGAAGATGTTTGGGAGGAGGTACGGGGCAGGTACTCGGCTGGGAATGCTCCCAGAATTCATCAACTAAAGAGTGAGTTGAATGAATGCAAGCAAGGCCAAGAGACGGTAGTTGAATATTACACCAGGCTTAAAATTATTTGGGATGAGTTAGCAAAATACAGTAAAATCAAAGGCTGCAGTTGCGGGGCAGCAGCTTCCATAGcaaaggagaaagaggaagagaaaGTACATCAGTTTCTGATGGGGTTGGATTCGAAGTTGTATGGACAGGTTCGAACAAACTTGCTGATGGAGGACCCAATTGCAGATTTAAACCGTGTCTATGCCTTGGTACTCAGAGAAGAAAGACACGCCTCATTTACCAAAGTAAAAGAGGAACGCAATGATGCTGCGATGTCTGTCAAATTTCATAGCGGGAAAGGAAGGAGCAACTATGCCAGAGATGATGCGGGAGAATCAGAGTACCTACCACCACAATGCACTCATTGCAAGAaatactatcatacggaggagaaTTGCTATGATAAACATGGGTACGAGGAGGTGAAGGCACGGGAAAGAGGAAGAGGcagaagaggaagtggaagcagCCGTGGGAATGGCAACCGTGGCCGAGGCGGGGACGCGAAACCACCAGCAAAATCTTTATAA